Proteins encoded together in one Terriglobus saanensis SP1PR4 window:
- a CDS encoding pyridoxal phosphate-dependent aminotransferase has product MFSRRSNFDLAESDFAVALHEARRDGELFDLTTSNPTAVGLAPESLSTHFDATTYHPDPLGMPSARQAVADYYCGHGRQIPIGNITLTASTSESYSFLFRLLCDPGDELLIPTPSYPLFDFLATLDHVDLKPYPLLYDHGWQIDLHALEASITPRTRAILLVHPNNPTGHFISSQEREALYRLATQHSLALIVDEVFLDYPLSGTSETFAIPDSPALTFTLSGLSKVCALPQMKVAWISTTGPKDVLNEAQQRLEVIADTFLSVATPPQLALPTWLEHRHVTQQAIRQRTDQNLARLDVLLQGTHITHITRLKLDAGWTAILRVSAFEPDAELATRLIQNHRVAIHPGSFYGLPPQGYLVVSLLPYPEIFEQGVNQLLNGINPINSPSSVG; this is encoded by the coding sequence ATGTTTTCTCGGCGTTCCAACTTCGATCTGGCCGAATCCGACTTTGCCGTAGCTCTTCACGAAGCGCGTCGGGACGGGGAACTCTTCGACCTCACAACATCCAACCCCACAGCTGTGGGACTCGCCCCAGAAAGTCTTTCTACCCACTTCGACGCAACGACGTACCATCCTGACCCGCTGGGCATGCCGTCCGCGCGGCAGGCCGTCGCAGACTACTACTGCGGCCATGGCCGGCAGATCCCGATTGGGAACATCACGCTCACCGCCAGTACCTCGGAGTCCTATAGTTTCCTCTTCCGTCTCCTTTGTGATCCCGGCGACGAACTCCTCATTCCAACTCCGAGCTACCCACTCTTCGACTTCCTCGCCACCCTCGACCACGTCGATTTGAAGCCCTACCCGCTTCTCTACGATCACGGCTGGCAGATCGATCTCCACGCGCTCGAAGCTTCCATCACCCCGCGCACACGGGCCATCCTCCTCGTTCACCCAAATAACCCTACCGGGCACTTCATCAGTTCGCAGGAACGAGAAGCCCTCTACCGTCTCGCCACGCAACATAGTCTCGCTCTCATCGTGGACGAGGTCTTCCTTGATTACCCTCTCTCCGGAACGAGCGAGACTTTCGCCATCCCGGACAGTCCTGCCCTGACCTTTACCCTCTCTGGCCTCAGCAAAGTCTGTGCTCTCCCGCAGATGAAGGTCGCATGGATCAGCACCACTGGCCCTAAAGACGTTCTCAACGAAGCCCAGCAGCGCCTGGAAGTCATCGCTGATACCTTCCTCTCCGTCGCCACACCGCCGCAACTCGCTCTTCCCACATGGCTCGAACACCGCCATGTCACTCAGCAGGCCATCCGTCAGCGCACCGACCAGAATCTAGCGCGGCTCGACGTGCTTCTGCAGGGCACCCACATCACCCACATCACCCGCCTCAAGCTGGATGCTGGATGGACCGCCATTCTTCGCGTCTCGGCCTTTGAACCGGACGCAGAGCTTGCCACACGCCTCATCCAAAACCACCGAGTCGCCATCCATCCCGGCAGCTTCTACGGTCTTCCACCCCAGGGTTATCTTGTCGTCTCTCTGCTGCCTTACCCAGAGATTTTCGAGCAGGGAGTTAACCAACTACTAAACGGAATCAACCCCATTAACTCCCCATCAAGTGTTGGATAA
- the secG gene encoding preprotein translocase subunit SecG: MREKMIFGLYALVVVHVVVCLFLIGVVLLQQGKSADLAGAFGGQGSQTAFGPRGAANLLTKLTTWSAVLFMVTSIGLTVLLAKTSDHSVLSGEKTTQTVPAKK; this comes from the coding sequence ATGAGAGAAAAAATGATCTTCGGTCTGTATGCCCTGGTTGTAGTCCATGTGGTGGTCTGCCTGTTCCTGATCGGCGTGGTTCTGCTACAGCAGGGTAAGAGCGCCGACCTGGCGGGTGCTTTTGGTGGACAGGGATCGCAGACGGCCTTTGGACCGCGCGGCGCCGCCAATCTTCTCACGAAGCTCACGACCTGGAGCGCTGTACTGTTCATGGTCACTTCCATCGGTCTGACCGTGCTGCTTGCGAAGACGAGCGACCACAGCGTTCTGAGCGGCGAAAAGACGACGCAGACGGTTCCGGCGAAGAAGTAG
- a CDS encoding FUSC family protein: MPSQGSDLDLSLASGWNYFKQELKPYPGRNWLIVRMTLAAVLMMVWVMVFRIPNAALGVYYTLLISRETTSETFETSIGLIGAIGAALGIILLGIFLFTGSPLLHFLWIGACLLLTFFFISAASQYRIATGFGFLMTSAIPLWDLPANIDRQLSLTLYSALAVVVAVAITITIELIFAAFHRTTPLEEGLTARLRAVCGVLRTADDPDPEATAQVRQFSDIGTGMLRRNLLRMQSGSEYYARQAVFIGLTGRLIDLTAALLVTPEKQTDHELKQLAAIADQIDHLWETNYASAAPPVPDEHLAEGHPTSLIPLLASTVELVNKAIEQEDPENEYILDEKPPSPPLFKRDAFTNPEHVAFALRGAGAAMVCYILYHLFAWKGLSSGIPTCMITALSTAGSSRQKQLLRFFGAILGGLLFGILSESIFLPTFDSIISFGVLFTLVTGLSAWIATSSPRISYLGLQIAFAFDLVQLRTFGPAVLLTPARDNVEGIMLGLFAMWIFFDQAQSGTAAAAMQATFLRTIRLMADYMRAKPEGSKSAYLKKVRGQRDVINETFSQVRILADAVLFEFNSGRETALKWRAAIHIWQPELRTFFLMQITLAHMRLNTPDGRLSPLAEEIQAANIEALNDLANLVDRSMPDRIIDTAPLQKAMAADSRHDAPLASDSGKILQYLIEQVQSTLQLPGIRAPDESSPPARVQPALPQ; the protein is encoded by the coding sequence ATGCCTAGCCAGGGTTCCGACCTCGACCTATCGCTTGCATCGGGCTGGAACTATTTCAAGCAGGAGCTCAAGCCATATCCCGGGCGCAACTGGCTAATTGTCCGCATGACACTGGCCGCAGTGCTCATGATGGTTTGGGTTATGGTTTTCCGTATTCCAAATGCGGCGCTTGGCGTGTACTACACACTGCTTATTTCACGCGAGACCACCTCTGAGACCTTTGAAACTTCAATCGGTTTGATCGGCGCCATTGGCGCAGCGCTCGGCATCATTCTGCTGGGCATCTTTCTCTTTACGGGATCGCCTTTACTGCACTTTTTGTGGATTGGCGCTTGCCTTCTACTCACATTCTTCTTTATCAGTGCAGCGTCGCAGTACCGCATTGCTACGGGCTTTGGCTTTCTGATGACGTCCGCGATCCCGCTCTGGGATCTGCCCGCAAACATTGACCGCCAACTTAGCCTCACTTTGTATTCCGCACTTGCAGTGGTTGTGGCGGTTGCCATCACCATCACGATTGAACTTATCTTTGCAGCTTTTCATCGCACAACGCCTCTGGAAGAAGGGCTGACGGCCCGGCTCAGAGCGGTCTGCGGTGTGCTACGCACGGCAGACGATCCCGACCCCGAAGCAACGGCGCAGGTACGGCAGTTCTCAGACATCGGTACGGGTATGCTCCGCAGAAATCTTCTGCGTATGCAGTCCGGTTCCGAGTACTATGCGCGTCAGGCCGTTTTTATAGGACTAACCGGACGCCTCATCGATCTTACGGCTGCCCTCCTGGTCACGCCGGAAAAGCAGACCGATCACGAACTGAAGCAACTAGCCGCTATTGCGGACCAGATCGATCACCTCTGGGAGACGAACTATGCTTCCGCAGCTCCACCTGTCCCAGATGAGCATCTCGCAGAGGGACATCCTACGAGTCTGATTCCACTTCTCGCGTCTACGGTGGAGCTCGTTAACAAGGCCATCGAGCAAGAGGATCCGGAGAACGAGTACATTCTCGACGAAAAGCCGCCTTCGCCGCCTCTTTTTAAGCGCGATGCCTTTACCAATCCGGAACACGTTGCGTTCGCGCTGCGAGGTGCAGGCGCCGCAATGGTCTGCTACATCCTGTATCACCTGTTTGCATGGAAGGGACTGTCTTCGGGAATCCCGACTTGCATGATTACGGCGCTAAGCACAGCGGGTTCGTCGCGTCAGAAGCAGCTTCTGCGCTTCTTTGGGGCTATCCTGGGCGGCCTGCTCTTTGGCATACTTTCGGAATCGATCTTCCTGCCGACCTTCGATTCAATCATTTCTTTTGGCGTGCTTTTTACCTTGGTCACGGGCTTATCCGCCTGGATTGCGACGTCCAGCCCACGTATCTCTTACCTCGGTCTCCAGATCGCGTTCGCTTTCGATCTTGTGCAGCTGCGGACATTTGGTCCGGCGGTGCTGCTTACCCCAGCACGAGACAACGTCGAAGGCATCATGCTCGGGCTCTTTGCGATGTGGATCTTCTTCGACCAGGCACAGTCCGGCACCGCCGCAGCCGCGATGCAAGCGACGTTCCTTCGTACGATTCGCCTGATGGCGGATTATATGCGAGCCAAGCCAGAGGGCTCCAAGTCTGCGTATCTGAAGAAGGTGCGCGGCCAACGCGATGTGATCAATGAGACTTTTTCCCAGGTGCGTATTCTTGCGGACGCGGTGCTCTTCGAGTTCAACTCAGGCCGTGAGACTGCGCTCAAGTGGCGCGCGGCGATCCATATCTGGCAGCCCGAGCTGCGAACGTTCTTTCTGATGCAGATCACGCTCGCCCATATGCGTCTGAATACCCCGGACGGTCGGCTCTCTCCGTTGGCGGAAGAGATTCAGGCGGCCAATATCGAAGCGCTCAACGATCTGGCAAACCTGGTTGATCGCTCTATGCCCGATAGGATTATCGATACCGCCCCGCTGCAAAAGGCAATGGCTGCCGACTCCCGTCACGACGCACCGCTTGCCTCCGACAGCGGAAAGATCCTGCAGTACCTCATCGAGCAGGTCCAGAGCACGCTGCAACTGCCTGGCATTCGTGCGCCCGACGAGAGTTCTCCTCCTGCAAGGGTTCAGCCCGCGCTTCCGCAGTGA
- a CDS encoding universal stress protein, producing the protein MSDREEWLRKQFHNVLLATDFHQNSKLALRYAAELVHRFGGKLTVLNAFEFGPYSQTVEVLDHVPSMERRNAKELLNEFTLGAGPLDVLTEQIVVEGLVPSAIIKALYEFDVNLLVIGTEGMHRGFDHLLLGSNTEALMLGSHRPTLTVGPRVPERLEHETFQKIIYISDFSVASTAAATFANLLEQAFQTTTEVYQLVSKAALKDAERLANTAAQYCDMLRFADPDLPMEWFDPEFQLSRILPEADLIAKVSEPSNLIVLGVQPASFIQRHLHTSLAYRLLANAASPVLTIPAETARQARKG; encoded by the coding sequence ATGAGCGACCGTGAAGAATGGCTTAGGAAACAGTTCCACAACGTTTTGTTGGCAACTGATTTTCATCAAAATTCGAAATTGGCGCTTCGATACGCCGCGGAACTCGTTCACCGGTTTGGAGGCAAGCTTACGGTCTTGAACGCATTCGAGTTTGGTCCCTACTCCCAAACAGTCGAGGTTCTTGATCACGTGCCCAGTATGGAACGGAGAAACGCCAAGGAGTTATTGAACGAATTTACCTTGGGCGCCGGACCGCTCGACGTTCTCACGGAGCAGATTGTGGTGGAGGGTCTCGTGCCATCCGCCATTATCAAGGCTCTCTACGAATTCGACGTGAACCTGCTGGTCATCGGCACGGAAGGAATGCACCGCGGATTTGACCACCTTCTGCTCGGCTCCAACACCGAAGCCCTCATGCTCGGTTCTCACCGTCCAACCCTGACCGTTGGACCACGCGTTCCCGAACGTCTAGAGCATGAAACTTTTCAGAAAATAATTTATATCTCCGATTTCAGTGTCGCTTCCACTGCTGCGGCAACCTTTGCCAATTTGCTGGAGCAGGCGTTTCAGACAACGACTGAGGTATATCAACTCGTATCGAAAGCTGCACTGAAAGACGCCGAGAGATTAGCGAATACGGCTGCTCAGTATTGCGATATGCTGCGCTTTGCAGATCCTGATCTGCCAATGGAATGGTTCGACCCGGAGTTTCAACTTTCAAGGATCTTGCCCGAAGCAGACCTGATTGCAAAAGTGTCGGAACCATCAAACTTGATTGTGCTTGGAGTTCAGCCAGCCTCGTTCATTCAACGTCATCTACACACCAGCCTTGCCTATCGGCTTTTGGCGAATGCTGCGTCTCCTGTGCTCACGATTCCCGCCGAAACAGCAAGGCAGGCGCGCAAAGGTTAG
- a CDS encoding TolC family protein, whose amino-acid sequence MPSAYLSKDGLRACLGLFGVLSFAGTILAQDLPNRPDRPWLTGAESTVSRQAEQSKREELALAQEKKYTLPELIDFAEAHSPETREAWQAARQRMAALHIAQSALYPALDVGFTALTNRNGVLLYDTFVIQQLGIGEVAVKMNYTLFDANGRVDQVAQQHNLLRAASFSFNDAHRQLLYSVMHAYYLLLDAKGQRIAAESNLTSAQAVSDATQARFDNGLATLPDLSEAKSTAAQANYELQLRIGNERKATGYLATLVTAPADTSFDVQSIDELTIPTTLSADGHELIEVALKERPDLLRQFSVIDAAKSGVREARSRYYPTVNFSGSLGELRAWGLQSAQPGAYATGRVYDAELTLNWNVFDGNRRRSQVREAEAAQKREEETLRGLRDRIESEVWQAFVDADTAFRQRDAASALLRASQDSYEQSLESYKYGVRNIVDVLTAQRQLAAARFEDVSSRVAVLDSLAQVSYRTGELLRTREVPKP is encoded by the coding sequence TTGCCCTCTGCCTATTTAAGCAAGGATGGATTGCGGGCATGTCTCGGCCTGTTTGGCGTCCTGAGTTTCGCGGGGACGATCCTTGCGCAGGACCTTCCGAACAGGCCGGACCGTCCGTGGCTCACTGGGGCAGAGTCGACCGTCTCTCGTCAGGCGGAACAGAGCAAACGTGAGGAACTGGCTCTCGCCCAGGAAAAGAAGTACACGCTTCCCGAACTGATCGATTTTGCAGAAGCACACAGCCCGGAGACACGGGAGGCATGGCAAGCTGCCCGTCAACGGATGGCGGCCCTGCACATCGCACAGAGCGCGCTCTATCCGGCGTTGGACGTTGGCTTCACGGCGCTTACCAATCGCAATGGCGTTTTGCTCTACGACACGTTCGTAATTCAACAGCTCGGAATCGGCGAAGTGGCCGTAAAGATGAATTACACCCTCTTCGACGCCAACGGGCGAGTCGATCAGGTCGCGCAGCAGCATAATCTTCTCCGCGCCGCGTCCTTCTCTTTCAATGATGCGCACCGCCAACTTCTCTACAGCGTGATGCACGCCTACTATCTGCTGCTCGATGCCAAGGGCCAGCGCATTGCCGCGGAGTCCAACCTGACTTCCGCGCAGGCGGTCTCGGATGCAACACAGGCACGCTTCGACAATGGACTGGCAACGCTGCCGGATCTCTCGGAAGCCAAAAGCACCGCTGCGCAAGCGAATTATGAACTACAGCTTCGTATCGGCAACGAACGCAAGGCCACCGGGTATCTCGCCACGCTCGTCACTGCACCAGCGGACACCTCGTTCGATGTGCAAAGTATCGACGAACTGACGATTCCGACGACGCTTTCTGCGGATGGCCATGAGTTGATTGAAGTCGCACTCAAGGAAAGACCGGATCTTCTGCGGCAGTTCTCAGTGATCGATGCAGCAAAGTCAGGCGTCCGTGAAGCAAGAAGCCGCTACTACCCCACGGTGAACTTCAGTGGAAGCCTGGGAGAGCTTCGCGCATGGGGTCTGCAGTCCGCTCAACCTGGAGCGTATGCGACCGGTCGTGTCTACGACGCCGAGTTGACGCTCAACTGGAATGTCTTCGATGGAAACCGCCGACGGTCACAGGTCCGCGAAGCCGAAGCTGCGCAGAAGCGCGAAGAGGAGACTCTGCGCGGTCTGCGGGATCGCATTGAGTCTGAAGTATGGCAAGCCTTTGTGGATGCCGACACAGCGTTCCGCCAGCGTGACGCCGCCTCCGCTCTGCTGCGTGCTTCGCAGGACTCATACGAGCAGTCCCTAGAGTCCTACAAATACGGCGTACGCAACATCGTCGACGTCCTTACCGCGCAGCGTCAATTGGCTGCGGCTCGCTTTGAAGATGTCTCTTCCAGAGTCGCCGTGCTGGATAGCCTGGCGCAGGTCAGCTACCGCACCGGTGAATTGCTGCGCACACGAGAGGTTCCCAAACCGTGA
- a CDS encoding YtcA family lipoprotein, which produces MIPSLHRFFRPYLLLLFALPAISGCARNPSMDILGSYFPAWAFCIALASFLTLIVRQVLRRFDWEYQLKPLVLIYPCLALFLCLSVWLVLFGVR; this is translated from the coding sequence GTGATCCCTTCCCTCCACCGCTTCTTTCGACCGTATCTCTTGTTGCTGTTCGCGCTGCCTGCGATCTCCGGGTGCGCCCGCAATCCTTCGATGGATATTCTGGGATCGTACTTCCCTGCCTGGGCCTTCTGTATCGCGCTGGCGTCGTTCCTTACGCTGATCGTACGACAGGTCCTTCGACGTTTCGACTGGGAGTATCAACTTAAGCCACTGGTGTTGATTTATCCCTGCCTGGCACTCTTTCTCTGTCTCTCAGTTTGGCTCGTTCTCTTTGGGGTGAGATAG
- a CDS encoding HAD family hydrolase: MHDQVKAVLFDFGLVLSGPANVVVWDEMKRELAMDEATFHPSYWQFRDEYDRGTLNGTEYWNAVAGRKLQDAEVAELKRLDTELWTDMNEPMVAWAERLQKAGVKTGILSNIGDAMEDGIRGKLAWVAEFTHAVWSHQLKMRKPEPEIYAVAVKGLGVPAEQILFVDDREENIRGAEAAGMLGIVYKNHAAFLAEMERRDFLDLWGA; this comes from the coding sequence ATGCATGATCAGGTGAAGGCGGTTCTCTTTGATTTTGGGTTGGTGCTCAGTGGGCCAGCCAACGTTGTGGTGTGGGATGAAATGAAGCGGGAGTTGGCGATGGATGAGGCCACGTTTCATCCGAGTTATTGGCAGTTTCGCGATGAGTACGACCGTGGGACTTTGAACGGGACGGAATATTGGAACGCTGTGGCCGGGCGGAAACTTCAGGACGCAGAGGTAGCGGAGCTAAAGCGCCTGGATACAGAGCTCTGGACCGACATGAACGAGCCCATGGTGGCGTGGGCTGAGCGGCTGCAGAAGGCTGGCGTGAAGACCGGCATTCTGTCGAACATCGGCGATGCGATGGAGGATGGCATACGCGGCAAGCTGGCCTGGGTGGCGGAGTTTACCCACGCCGTGTGGTCGCACCAGCTGAAGATGCGCAAGCCGGAGCCGGAGATCTATGCCGTGGCTGTGAAAGGGCTGGGCGTGCCAGCAGAGCAGATTCTCTTTGTCGATGACCGCGAAGAGAATATCCGTGGCGCCGAGGCTGCCGGGATGTTGGGGATCGTCTACAAGAACCACGCCGCGTTTCTTGCGGAGATGGAACGAAGAGATTTCCTTGATCTATGGGGTGCCTGA
- a CDS encoding efflux RND transporter periplasmic adaptor subunit — MDTPQVKQQTILGKILSVTIVVLTVVCIAITVYITTVDPRTDDAEVFANFIGMAPVVEGPITELHVKDNQLVHTGDLLFKIDQDPYLYALQNALSQQEALGGQIANESRHITSQESAARAAQANIATSEAASQRSVADVQQAEAQVLQAQAEIERSKQEAEYAKSNLARLEPLLAKRYITPDQVDQARTISSARAQSVLLAQAQLASARARLDAARAQQRGAVAGVTQSGAQYNQSQAAVDILAPLTSQRESRASAVRKAQYDLDHTRVYAPFKARVTNLRISEGAFAHIGQQVFTLIDTRVWWVVANFRETQLQQIQPGMSVEVYTMSHPSERLRGVVESIGYGVVPDSDTVGRITDGLPDAQRTLNWVHLASRYPVRIRILDPPADRLRIGESSTVILHRKG, encoded by the coding sequence ATGGATACGCCTCAGGTAAAGCAGCAAACTATTCTCGGTAAGATACTCAGCGTCACCATCGTTGTGCTGACCGTTGTATGTATCGCAATCACGGTGTACATCACGACGGTCGACCCGCGTACCGACGATGCGGAGGTCTTCGCCAACTTCATCGGCATGGCGCCGGTGGTGGAAGGGCCGATCACTGAGCTGCATGTGAAGGACAACCAGCTCGTGCATACCGGCGACCTGCTCTTCAAGATCGACCAAGATCCCTATCTCTACGCCTTGCAAAATGCACTCTCGCAACAGGAAGCGCTTGGCGGACAGATTGCCAACGAGAGCCGACACATCACTTCACAGGAGTCGGCTGCGCGCGCCGCACAGGCCAACATTGCGACTTCAGAGGCCGCTTCGCAGCGCTCGGTAGCCGACGTACAGCAAGCCGAGGCGCAGGTACTTCAGGCACAGGCAGAGATCGAACGCAGCAAGCAGGAAGCTGAGTACGCCAAGAGCAATCTTGCGCGGCTGGAGCCGCTGCTGGCGAAGCGCTACATCACACCGGACCAGGTGGATCAGGCGCGGACCATATCCAGTGCACGTGCGCAGTCTGTTTTGCTGGCGCAGGCGCAGCTGGCTTCGGCTCGAGCACGTCTTGATGCCGCCCGAGCGCAGCAACGCGGTGCGGTCGCAGGGGTGACGCAGAGTGGAGCACAGTACAACCAATCACAAGCTGCCGTGGACATCCTGGCTCCCCTCACCTCGCAGCGAGAGTCCCGCGCCTCCGCGGTACGCAAGGCGCAGTATGATTTGGACCATACACGCGTCTACGCACCGTTTAAAGCGAGAGTTACTAATCTGCGTATCTCCGAAGGCGCATTCGCGCACATCGGCCAACAGGTTTTTACGCTAATCGATACACGCGTGTGGTGGGTGGTTGCCAATTTTCGCGAGACGCAGTTGCAGCAGATCCAGCCGGGCATGAGTGTTGAGGTTTACACTATGTCGCATCCTTCTGAGCGCCTGCGTGGAGTCGTCGAGAGTATCGGTTACGGTGTGGTTCCCGACTCGGATACGGTAGGCCGCATTACCGATGGCCTGCCCGATGCGCAGCGTACGCTCAACTGGGTCCATCTCGCCTCTCGCTATCCTGTCCGCATTCGTATCCTTGATCCGCCCGCGGATCGTCTGCGCATCGGCGAATCTTCCACAGTCATCCTGCACCGGAAAGGTTAG
- a CDS encoding MBL fold metallo-hydrolase yields the protein MVHEVFPVGPLQCNCSIVGDETTGEAMVVDPGGDLVRIRAVLEAKKLRCTQIVVTHAHLDHIAGARRLSQMTGAPVFYNQLDLPLVEIMDQQAEWMGVALPEVAPPDASAEEGMKISVGGVTAEVMHTPGHTEGSLCLYFPNERLLLAGDTLFKGGIGRTDLPGGDARKILVSLQERLMGLPEQTIVVPGHGALTNIGDELENNPWLIGL from the coding sequence ATGGTTCATGAGGTATTTCCGGTAGGTCCGTTGCAGTGCAACTGCTCGATCGTGGGCGACGAGACGACCGGCGAAGCGATGGTGGTGGATCCGGGTGGCGATCTGGTAAGGATCCGCGCCGTGTTGGAGGCAAAGAAACTTCGCTGCACCCAGATCGTGGTGACGCACGCGCATCTGGACCACATCGCCGGGGCACGCAGGCTGAGCCAGATGACCGGGGCTCCCGTCTTCTATAACCAGCTCGATCTGCCTCTGGTGGAGATCATGGATCAGCAGGCGGAATGGATGGGTGTGGCTTTGCCGGAGGTAGCTCCGCCGGATGCGAGTGCCGAAGAAGGGATGAAGATCTCCGTTGGAGGTGTAACGGCCGAGGTCATGCATACCCCCGGTCACACGGAAGGGTCGCTATGTCTTTACTTCCCCAACGAGAGACTGCTTCTTGCTGGAGACACGCTCTTCAAGGGTGGAATCGGCCGCACGGATCTACCGGGCGGAGACGCTCGGAAAATCCTCGTAAGTCTTCAGGAGAGGCTGATGGGATTGCCAGAACAGACCATTGTCGTCCCAGGCCATGGTGCTTTGACAAACATCGGAGATGAGCTAGAAAACAATCCATGGCTTATAGGTCTATAA